A section of the Malus sylvestris chromosome 17, drMalSylv7.2, whole genome shotgun sequence genome encodes:
- the LOC126612615 gene encoding monothiol glutaredoxin-S15, mitochondrial produces the protein MARSLSNLLFKGLSFSGTAARPATIAPASFYLSGLRYNTSVPNEPDTHDDFKPTNKLESSDLSLKDLVEKDVKDNPVMLYMKGGPELPQCGFSSLAVRVLKLYEVPLASRNILEDPELKSAVKAFSHWPTFPQIFIKGEFVGGSDIILNMHQSGELKEKLKDISGGQEKKSE, from the exons ATGGCTAGGTCTCTTTCGAATTTGCTCTTCAAGGGGCTTTCGTTTTCCGGGACGGCTGCTCGTCCTGCCACAATT GCTCCTGCATCCTTTTATCTTAGTGGCTTGAGATACAACACCAGTGTGCCAAATGAGCCCGACACACATGATGATTTTAAACCGACTAATAAGCTTGAGAGTTCTGACCTTAGCTTGAAGGACCTTGTTGAAAAG GATGTCAAGGACAACCCTGTAATGCTTTACATGAAAGGAGGGCCTGAACTTCCTCAATGTGGATTCAGCTCACTTGCTGTTAGAGTATTAAAACTATATG AAGTTCCTTTGGCTTCTAGAAATATCTTGGAAGACCCTGAACTGAAAAGTGCTGTAAAAGCCTTTAG CCACTGGCCGACGTTTCCTCAGATATTCATCAAGGGGGAGTTCGTCGGAGGGTCAGATATTATTCTCAATATGCATCAG AGTGGTGAACTGAAGGAAAAGCTTAAGGACATCTCAGGCGGTCAAGAGAAGAAATCTGAATAA
- the LOC126611423 gene encoding periodic tryptophan protein 2-like, whose amino-acid sequence MNYRFQNLLGAPYRGGNAVITNNTELISPVGNRVSVTDLIKSQSITLPVQSSSNISRIAASPDGVFLLTADDNRRCLFINLRQRVVLHRISFKNSVNAIEFSPNGAFIAVATGKLVQIWRSPGFKKEFFPFELVRTFADCDDKVVALDWSPDSNYLLIGSKDLTARLFCMKKLKSGGVKRKPFMFLGHRDTVVGVFFGIDKNTNKVCNVYTVTRDCYVFSWGLSDNEGESDGMDVKEPPSPGTPDGDADGEVEGFGSGDLKKRKGYEGREGDLDEEGGYLRNRKWELLGKNNFLQSQAKLTACDYHRGLNMLVVGFSNGVFGLYQMPDFVCLHLLSISREKITTAVFNELGNWLTFGCAKLGQLLVWEWKSESYILKQQGHYFDVNCLAYSPDSQLLATGADDNKVKVWTVSSGFCFITFSEHTNAITALHFMANSHSLLSASLDGTVRAWDLYRYRNFRTFTTPETRQFVSLAADQSGEVICAGTLDSFEIFVWSMKTGRLLDILSGHEGPVHGLMFSPTNAILASSSWDRTVRLWDVFDGKGAVETFTHTHDVLTLVYRPDGKQLASSTLDGQIHFWDPIDGLLMYTIEGRRDISGGRLMTDRRSAANSSSGKFFTTLCYSADGSYILAGGSSKYICMYDVADQVLLRRFQITHNLSLDGVLDFLNSKNMTDAGPLDLIDDDNSDIEEGVDKQTRGKLGYDLPGSMPNRGRPVVRTKCLRIAPTGRSFSAATTEGVLVYSIDDSFIFDPTDLDIDVTPEAVDAALNEDKLSKALILSLRLNEDSLIKKCIFKVSPIDIPAVVSSIPYRYLQRLIEALADLLESCPHVEFILQWCQELCKVHGNSIQQNFRKLLPALKSLQKAITRTHQDLKETCSSNEYMLRYLCSASSGK is encoded by the exons ATGAACTACAGGTTCCAGAACCTCCTTGGAGCTCCGTACCGAGGAGGCAACGCCGTAATCACCAACAACACCGAGCTAATCTCACCGGTCGGTAACAGAGTCTCCGTCACCGACCTCATCAAATCCCAATCCATAACCCTACCCGTCCAGTCTTCCTCCAACATCTCCCGAATCGCCGCCTCGCCCGACGGCGTCTTTCTCCTCACAGCCGACGACAACCGCCGATGCCTCTTCATCAACCTCCGCCAGCGCGTGGTGCTTCACCGCATTTCCTTCAAAAACTCCGTCAATGCCATCGAATTCAGTCCCAATGGGGCGTTTATCGCGGTCGCCACGGGTAAGTTGGTTCAAATTTGGCGCTCTCCTGGTTTCAAGAAGGAGTTTTTTCCGTTTGAATTGGTTAGGACTTTTGCTGATTGTGATGATAAGGTTGTAGCATTGGATTGGAGCCCGGACTCGAATTATTTGCTTATCGGGTCAAAAGATTTGACTGCTAGGTTGTTCTgtatgaaaaaattgaaatcaggCGGGGTTAAAAGGAAGCCATTTATGTTTTTGGGTCATAGAGATACAGTTGTGGGTGTGTTTTTTGGAATTGATAAGAACACGAATAAGGTATGCAATGTTTATACGGTTACCCGCGATTGTTATGTGTTTAGTTGGGGTTTGAGTGACAATGAAGGTGAATCTGATGGAATGGATGTTAAAGAGCCACCCTCACCAGGTACACCGGATGGGGATGCTGACGGTGAAGTTGAAGGTTTTGGAAGTGGTGATTTGAAGAAGAGAAAGGGTTATGAGGGCAGGGAAGGTGACTTGGATGAAGAAGGTGGGTATTTGCGAAACAGGAAATGGGAGTTGTTGGGGAAGAACAATTTTTTGCAGTCCCAGGCGAAGTTGACAGCATGTGATTATCATAGGGGCCTTAATATGTTGGTTGTTGGGTTCTCAAATGGTGTATTTGGGTTATATCAAATGCCTGATTTTGTGTGCTTGCACTTGTTGTCAATATCAAGAGAGAAAATTACCACCGCAGTTTTTAATGAACTTGGAAATTGGCTGACATTTGGGTGTGCGAAACTTGGACAGTTGCTTGTGTGGGAGTGGAAGTCAGAGAGTTATATATTGAAGCAGCAGGGGCATTACTTCGATGTGAATTGTCTTGCTTATTCACCAGATTCGCAACTGTTAGCCACTGGAGCAGATGATAACAAAGTCAAG GTCTGGACTGTTTCATCAGGTTTCTGCTTTATAACATTCTCTGAGCACACTAATGCAATCACCGCACTCCATTTTATGGCTAACAGCCATAGTCTCCTAAGTGCCTCTCTGGACGGGACTGTTCGTGCATGGGATTTGTACCGTTATCGAAATTTTAGAACATTTACCACCCCTGAAACTAGGCAATTTGTTTCACTGGCAGCAGATCAGAGTGGTGAAGTGATTTGTGCTGGAACCCTTGATTCCTTTGAG ATCTTTGTTTGGTCTATGAAGACAGGCCGTCTGTTGGATATTCTGAGTGGCCATGAAGGTCCAGTTCACGGTTTGATGTTTTCTCCTACAAAT GCAATTTTAGCTTCATCATCATGGGACAGAACAGTTCGGTTGTGGGATGTTTTTGATGGAAAAGGTGCCGTTGAAACATTCACTCATACACATGATGTTCTTACATTGGTTTACCGTCCAGATGGAAAGCAGTTGGCTAGCAGCACATTAGACGGTCAAATTCATTTCTGGGACCCGATTGATGGTTTATTAATGTATACCATTGAGGGCCGTAGGGATATTTCTGGAGGTCGTCTTATGACAGATCGTAGATCAGCTGCCAACTCAAGTTCAGGAAAGTTCTTCACAACCTTATGTTATTCAGCTGATGGGAGTTACATATTAGCTGGAGGAAGTAGCAAATACATCTGCATGTATGATGTTGCTGATCAG GTGTTGCTGCGGAGGTTTCAAATAACTCACAATCTATCTTTGGATGGAGTTCTTGACTTCTTAAACTCAAAGAATATGACAGATGCTGGACCACTGGATTTAATTGACGATGATAACAGTGATATAGAAGAAGGTGTTGATAAACAAACCCGGGGAAAGTTGGGTTATGATTTACCAGGATCCATGCCTAACCGTGGAAGGCCAGTTGTTAGAACAAAATGCTTGAGAATTGCCCCCACTGGTCGGAGCTTCTCAGCCGCAACAACAGAGGGAGTTCTAGTTTATTCTATTGATGATTCTTTTATCTTTGACCCAACTGATCTTGACATAGATGTCACACCTGAG GCTGTTGATGCTGCACTCAATGAAGATAAATTGAGCAAGGCTTTAATCCTCAGTCTCAGATTAAATGAAGACAGTCTAATTAAAAAGTGTATTTTCAAAGTTAGTCCGATAGACATCCCTGCTGTCGTCTCATCAATTCCTTACAGATATTTGCAAAGGTTAATCGAGGCATTAGCAGATCTTTTGGAAAGTTGCCCGCATGTGGAGTTCATTCTTCAGTGGTGTCAG GAACTCTGCAAGGTTCATGGTAACTCTATTCAACAAAACTTTCGAAAGCTGCTTCCTGCTTTAAAATCCCTACAGAAGGCAATAACAAGAACACATCAGGATTTGAAGGAGACCTGTTCTTCCAACGAATATATGCTTCGATATTTATGTTCAGCAAGCTCAGGGAAATGA
- the LOC126611363 gene encoding uncharacterized protein LOC126611363, with the protein MPKVRRDSSLSLDRSRASPYPCTSDDSDAYNLKNPLESKDNAKEWEEARCPICMEHAHNAVLLKCSSHEKGCRPFMCNTSYRHSNCFDQFCKSSSPCCSTVMLQELPLTHTSHIASEEQSSPGQSSPCGSQLDLKPVCPLCRGEIYGYVVVEAARHFMNAKVRNCSSETCDFSGTYSELRKHARSEHPAVRPSEVDPNRHSDWVRLERERDLEDVLSLVQQGPGDELLDDSSGDLNSWMSTVFAAMFRSLEVMLVTRLMDSSSGSSSGREQQTHNRRSGRTSRVHYDNDTIPSTRRSNYVSDSTSRPRRLRWRALNDDVGTSRSRWGRNSMSGEAGGHAPRWGNSLLSEQNSRTPRWGNNSLSEEANHAPRWGNNPLSEETSRASRMGNNSLTEETSRWPRWGNNTLPEESSRASIWGNNSLREETNRAPRWGNNSLTEETSRAPRWGNASAPENTPRTGRLRWRNQRWPTNNRR; encoded by the coding sequence ATGCCTAAAGTTAGAAGAGATAGTTCCTTGTCTCTTGATCGATCTAGGGCATCTCCTTATCCGTGCACCTCTGATGATTCTGATGCTTACAACCTGAAAAATCCTTTGGAAAGCAAAGATAACGCAAAAGAGTGGGAAGAAGCTAGGTGCCCCATCTGCATGGAACACGCACACAATGCTGTTCTTTTAAAATGTTCATCTCATGAGAAGGGCTGCAGGCCTTTCATGTGCAATACAAGCTATCGGCACTCAAATTGCTTTGACCAGTTTTGTAAGTCATCTTCGCCTTGCTGCTCAACAGTTATGTTGCAGGAACTTCCTCTCACACACACCTCTCACATTGCTAGCGAGGAACAGTCGTCGCCTGGGCAAAGCAGCCCCTGTGGCAGTCAATTGGATTTGAAGCCAGTTTGCCCTCTTTGTCGTGGAGAGATATATGGGTATGTTGTTGTAGAGGCTGCTCGCCACTTCATGAATGCCAAAGTGAGGAATTGCTCTTCTGAGACATGTGACTTTAGTGGGACTTATTCGGAACTGAGGAAGCATGCTAGGTCTGAACATCCTGCTGTCCGTCCATCCGAGGTGGATCCAAATCGGCATAGTGATTGGGTAAGGTTGGAGCGTGAAAGGGACTTGGAAGATGTTCTTAGCTTGGTCCAACAAGGACCCGGAGATGAACTTCTTGATGATTCATCAGGGGATCTTAATTCCTGGATGTCGACCGTGTTCGCTGCAATGTTTCGTTCTCTTGAGGTCATGCTTGTGACTCGTTTGATGGATTCTTCAAGTGGCTCTTCAAGTGGCAGAGAGCAGCAGACGCATAACCGCAGATCAGGAAGGACATCCAGGGTTCATTATGACAATGATACCATTCCTTCCACTAGACGGAGCAACTATGTATCAGATAGTACATCTCGTCCCAGACGTCTGCGTTGGCGGGCACTGAATGATGATGTGGGGACTAGTCGTTCCAGATGGGGTCGCAATTCCATGTCTGGGGAGGCTGGTGGTCATGCGCCTAGATGGGGCAACAGTTTGTTATCAGAGCAAAATAGCCGTACCCCTAGATGGGGCAACAACTCCTTGTCAGAGGAAGCTAACCATGCCCCCAGATGGGGCAACAATCCCTTATCAGAGGAGACCAGTCGCGCCTCTAGAATGGGCAACAACTCCTTAACGGAGGAGACCAGTCGTTGGCCTAGATGGGGCAACAACACCTTACCAGAAGAAAGCAGTCGTGCTTCTATATGGGGCAACAACTCCTTACGTGAAGAAACCAATCGTGCTCCTAGATGGGGAAACAACTCCTTAACTGAAGAGACCAGTCGTGCTCCTAGATGGGGCAATGCTTCAGCACCTGAAAATACCCCTCGTACTGGAAGGCTGCGCTGGAGAAATCAAAGATGGCCAACAAATAACAGGCGGTGA
- the LOC126611492 gene encoding uncharacterized protein LOC126611492 isoform X1 has translation MEPSSSVSWLFSTGSRTARRIEFGRTHVVRPKGKHQATMVWLHGLGDNGSSTSQMLESLPLPNIKWICPTAPKRPVAMLGGFACTAWFAVGELSEDGPDDWESLDASAAHIANLLSTEPADVKVGIGGFSMGAAMALYSATCYAAGRYGNGNPYPLNLRAVVGLSGWLPGARSLRNKIERSHEALRRAASLPILQCHGSSDDVVPYNYGEKSVHCLTTAGFRYLSFKPFEGLGHYTIPKEMNDVSSWLSTRLGLDGYRS, from the exons ATGGAACCCAGTTCGTCAGTTTCTTGGCTCTTTTCCACAG GTAGCAGAACTGCTAGAAGAATTGAGTTTGGTAGGACACACGTGGTGAGGCCCAAAGGAAAGCATCAAGCAACAATGGTCTGGCTGCATGGACTTGGGGACAACGGTTCAAG CACATCTCAAATGTTGGAATCTCTACCTCTTCCAAAT ATTAAGTGGATCTGCCCAACTGCTCCTAAACGTCCTGTGGCTATGCTCGGTGGATTTGCATGCACTGCAT GGTTCGCAGTTGGAGAGCTTTCAGAAGATGGTCCAGATGATTGGGAGAGTTTAGATGCTTCAGCAGCGCATATTGCGAACTTGTTGTCAACTGAGCCAGCTGATG TTAAAGTCGGTATTGGAGGCTTTAGCATGGGTGCTGCAATGGCCCTTTACTCTGCAACTTGTTATGCTGCGGGTAGGTACGGAAATGGGAACCCATATCCTCTCAATCTGAGGGCAGTTGTTGGACTAAGTGGCTGGCTTCCAGGAGCGAG GAGCTTACGGAACAAAATAGAAAGGTCACATGAGGCTTTGAGGCGTGCTGCATCGTTACCCATTTTGCAATGCCATGGAAGCA GTGATGATGTAGTACCCTACAACTATGGAGAGAAATCAGTCCACTGCTTGACTACAGCAGGGTTCCGATACCTTTCGTTCAAACCCTTTGAAGG GCTCGGTCACTACACTATCCCTAAAGAGATGAATGACGTCTCCAGTTGGCTTTCTACAAGGCTGGGGCTTGATGGGTATCGCTCGTAA
- the LOC126611492 gene encoding uncharacterized protein LOC126611492 isoform X2 produces MTSYTHSNMSSGSRTARRIEFGRTHVVRPKGKHQATMVWLHGLGDNGSSTSQMLESLPLPNIKWICPTAPKRPVAMLGGFACTAWFAVGELSEDGPDDWESLDASAAHIANLLSTEPADVKVGIGGFSMGAAMALYSATCYAAGRYGNGNPYPLNLRAVVGLSGWLPGARSLRNKIERSHEALRRAASLPILQCHGSSDDVVPYNYGEKSVHCLTTAGFRYLSFKPFEGLGHYTIPKEMNDVSSWLSTRLGLDGYRS; encoded by the exons ATGACGAGCTATACGCATTCTAACATGTCTTCTG GTAGCAGAACTGCTAGAAGAATTGAGTTTGGTAGGACACACGTGGTGAGGCCCAAAGGAAAGCATCAAGCAACAATGGTCTGGCTGCATGGACTTGGGGACAACGGTTCAAG CACATCTCAAATGTTGGAATCTCTACCTCTTCCAAAT ATTAAGTGGATCTGCCCAACTGCTCCTAAACGTCCTGTGGCTATGCTCGGTGGATTTGCATGCACTGCAT GGTTCGCAGTTGGAGAGCTTTCAGAAGATGGTCCAGATGATTGGGAGAGTTTAGATGCTTCAGCAGCGCATATTGCGAACTTGTTGTCAACTGAGCCAGCTGATG TTAAAGTCGGTATTGGAGGCTTTAGCATGGGTGCTGCAATGGCCCTTTACTCTGCAACTTGTTATGCTGCGGGTAGGTACGGAAATGGGAACCCATATCCTCTCAATCTGAGGGCAGTTGTTGGACTAAGTGGCTGGCTTCCAGGAGCGAG GAGCTTACGGAACAAAATAGAAAGGTCACATGAGGCTTTGAGGCGTGCTGCATCGTTACCCATTTTGCAATGCCATGGAAGCA GTGATGATGTAGTACCCTACAACTATGGAGAGAAATCAGTCCACTGCTTGACTACAGCAGGGTTCCGATACCTTTCGTTCAAACCCTTTGAAGG GCTCGGTCACTACACTATCCCTAAAGAGATGAATGACGTCTCCAGTTGGCTTTCTACAAGGCTGGGGCTTGATGGGTATCGCTCGTAA